The Acidobacteriota bacterium genome window below encodes:
- a CDS encoding DUF6519 domain-containing protein — protein sequence MKGDFTRMTFDPTKHYSRVLEQQGRVQVDSDFNEMNAIHRHFLRRLAADLIGPHGGPGDSFNIDAVKDKDNKDVLRDFGVALGRYYVDGALCENEGQMLYTKQPSFPLGSGNLENGKTYLAYLDVWERHVTAYEDEDENRIGIREVALRGPDTATRAQVVWQVKCRLINEAGANNVSVADQEKAYANFLDLLGETTLGIGKLRARAIKPEADDEPCLISPDARYRGAENQLYRVEIHRGGTAMPGGDLSNVRIDATKIATFKWSRENGSVIFPITKRQDKVVTLRHLGRESRFGLRPDDWVEIIDDDYALQNRAEPLLQVKEIDRDGMRVTLKTAPASAVGTDPAKHPLLRRWDLHSDNLQLGALPVVEGAGDDDASWITLEDGVQIQFPPASSADASAEARRPGGGGGGTALTSAPATYRTGDYWLIPARVATGDVEWPGTPGDPLPRPPHGVEHAFAPLGIISIGAAGKVTAEKNLRRTIKQLWLP from the coding sequence ATGAAGGGCGATTTCACACGAATGACTTTCGATCCGACCAAACACTACAGCCGCGTGCTGGAACAGCAGGGGCGCGTGCAGGTGGATTCCGACTTCAACGAGATGAACGCGATTCACCGCCATTTTTTGCGCAGGCTGGCGGCGGATTTGATCGGGCCGCACGGCGGTCCGGGCGACAGCTTCAATATCGATGCTGTGAAGGACAAGGACAATAAGGACGTGTTGCGGGATTTCGGAGTCGCACTCGGGCGTTACTACGTCGATGGGGCGCTTTGTGAGAACGAAGGTCAAATGCTCTATACGAAGCAACCCAGTTTCCCGCTCGGCTCCGGCAATCTGGAGAACGGAAAGACGTACCTTGCTTACCTGGATGTATGGGAGCGCCACGTCACTGCTTACGAGGACGAGGATGAAAACAGGATCGGCATTCGCGAGGTTGCGCTGCGGGGCCCGGATACGGCTACGCGCGCGCAGGTCGTCTGGCAGGTGAAGTGCAGGTTGATCAATGAGGCCGGCGCCAACAACGTGAGTGTTGCCGACCAGGAAAAAGCGTACGCAAATTTTCTCGACCTACTCGGTGAAACGACGCTAGGCATCGGCAAACTGCGCGCGAGAGCGATCAAACCCGAGGCCGACGACGAACCCTGCCTCATCTCGCCGGACGCACGCTATCGCGGAGCCGAAAACCAGCTCTATCGCGTAGAGATCCACCGTGGCGGAACGGCCATGCCGGGAGGCGATCTCTCGAATGTCAGGATTGATGCGACCAAGATCGCGACCTTCAAATGGTCGCGTGAAAATGGCTCGGTGATCTTCCCGATCACGAAGCGCCAGGACAAGGTTGTGACGCTGCGGCACCTTGGCCGAGAAAGCCGTTTTGGTCTCCGCCCGGACGACTGGGTCGAGATCATCGATGATGATTATGCGCTTCAAAATCGCGCGGAGCCGTTGCTTCAAGTCAAGGAGATTGACCGCGACGGTATGCGGGTGACGCTCAAGACAGCGCCCGCTTCGGCCGTTGGGACCGACCCGGCGAAGCACCCACTCCTGCGGCGCTGGGACCTGCACTCAGACAACCTGCAACTGGGCGCGCTTCCGGTTGTTGAGGGTGCCGGCGATGATGACGCGAGTTGGATCACGCTTGAAGACGGAGTACAAATTCAGTTCCCACCCGCGAGCAGCGCTGACGCCTCGGCCGAAGCCAGACGACCCGGGGGCGGGGGTGGCGGAACCGCTTTGACCAGTGCGCCAGCTACCTACCGCACCGGCGATTACTGGCTGATACCCGCGCGTGTCGCAACCGGAGACGTGGAATGGCCTGGTACACCGGGTGATCCCCTGCCGAGACCACCGCACGGCGTTGAGCACGCCTTTGCGCCACTTGGGATAATCTCGATAGGCGCGGCGGGAAAGGTCACCGCGGAGAAGAATCTGCGCAGAACCATCAAACAGCTTTGGCTCCCGTAG
- a CDS encoding sigma-54 dependent transcriptional regulator, with protein sequence MTEPKILVLEIEPSDGAGKNLQSILEQSLPGNACEMRTVAAPDAGAEATKNCVGFLEDFKADLVFISLGLGASETASGVVSAIHTHSPGLPIIIVGDADHPDDILALLKEGAADFITPPIRAVDMIPRIRRLLEIEPEAPANNIKAALGLRNMVGRNQSFIAAISKIPVIARCDATVLITGETGTGKELCARAIHYLSPRAKRPFIPINCGAIPADLAENELFGHERGAYTGAGSSQPGLIEEANCGTLFLDEIDCLSLLTQVKLLRFLQDKEYRPLGASRTRRADVRVIAATNTDVEESVRQGRVRQDLYYRLHVLPLALLPLRERADDIPLLASHFLSQYAGVLKKRVTDISTGAMSKLMLYDWPGNIRELEHVIERAVVFCEGAVLTEDDITLPGFQQTASHCSFQEGKARAVSQFELNYLKGLLIAHHGNITRAAKAANKNRRAFWELIRKHRIDVSVFKGTAR encoded by the coding sequence ATGACTGAACCGAAGATTTTGGTCCTCGAAATCGAACCATCCGACGGCGCGGGGAAGAACCTTCAGAGCATACTTGAGCAGTCCTTGCCAGGGAACGCATGCGAAATGCGAACGGTGGCGGCCCCGGATGCCGGCGCGGAAGCCACCAAAAACTGCGTTGGATTCCTGGAAGACTTCAAGGCCGACCTTGTATTCATATCACTCGGACTAGGCGCAAGTGAAACCGCCAGCGGCGTCGTTTCCGCAATTCACACGCATTCACCTGGGCTGCCCATCATCATCGTGGGCGACGCTGACCATCCCGACGACATCCTTGCGCTCCTCAAAGAAGGCGCAGCAGACTTCATCACTCCTCCAATCAGGGCAGTCGATATGATCCCGCGCATCAGAAGGCTCCTGGAAATCGAACCTGAAGCCCCGGCCAATAACATAAAGGCGGCGCTTGGGCTCCGAAATATGGTTGGACGGAATCAGTCATTTATCGCAGCGATAAGCAAGATACCGGTGATTGCGCGATGCGATGCAACAGTTCTGATCACCGGCGAGACCGGCACGGGAAAAGAGCTCTGCGCGAGAGCGATACACTACCTTAGTCCTAGGGCAAAGCGCCCTTTTATTCCGATAAACTGCGGTGCGATCCCCGCCGATCTTGCCGAGAATGAGCTGTTCGGCCACGAGCGCGGAGCATACACCGGCGCGGGTTCCTCTCAACCGGGACTGATCGAAGAAGCGAATTGCGGAACGCTCTTTCTGGATGAAATAGATTGTTTGTCGCTGCTCACTCAAGTAAAGCTGCTGCGGTTCCTGCAAGACAAGGAGTACAGGCCTTTGGGTGCTTCAAGGACTCGCCGCGCCGACGTTCGGGTAATTGCGGCGACCAACACGGATGTCGAAGAGTCGGTCAGGCAGGGCCGCGTGCGGCAAGATCTCTACTACCGTCTGCACGTGCTACCACTTGCGCTGCTTCCACTGCGCGAGCGGGCTGACGACATTCCGCTGCTGGCCAGTCATTTTCTCAGCCAGTACGCGGGCGTCCTCAAGAAGCGCGTGACCGATATTTCGACTGGCGCCATGTCAAAGCTGATGCTTTACGACTGGCCGGGAAACATCCGCGAACTCGAGCATGTTATCGAGAGAGCGGTGGTTTTTTGCGAAGGTGCGGTGCTGACGGAGGACGACATTACGTTGCCCGGCTTCCAGCAAACAGCCTCGCACTGCTCGTTTCAAGAAGGGAAGGCAAGAGCAGTCTCCCAGTTCGAACTCAATTACCTTAAGGGTCTGTTGATCGCCCACCACGGCAACATCACGAGAGCAGCGAAGGCCGCCAACAAGAACCGCCGGGCTTTCTGGGAACTCATTCGCAAGCACAGAATCGACGTGAGCGTGTTCAAGGGTACGGCGCGCTGA